One part of the Arcanobacterium phocisimile genome encodes these proteins:
- a CDS encoding thymidine kinase, whose product MAELVFFSGTMDCGKSTLALQTAYNYQQRGLVGIIFAMNDRAGVGKLSSRLGLETDAIEVTPTTNFWHVVVQARQAGERVDFIICDEVQFYSRNQVDQLARIVDEMEISVWGFGITTDFLTRLFPGSARMLELADRVERLQVEALCWCGKRATHNARTINGFMVTEGEQVVVGDTKQDEVVGYEVLCRYHHMRAMTARSAHASEISPGTLRLDGVHD is encoded by the coding sequence ATGGCTGAACTCGTGTTCTTTTCTGGCACGATGGATTGCGGTAAGTCTACTTTGGCGCTACAAACGGCCTATAACTATCAGCAGCGTGGGTTAGTTGGCATTATTTTTGCGATGAATGACCGAGCTGGTGTAGGAAAACTGTCATCTCGGCTTGGCCTTGAAACTGACGCTATCGAAGTAACTCCGACCACTAATTTCTGGCACGTTGTCGTCCAAGCTCGCCAAGCAGGCGAGCGGGTAGATTTTATCATTTGCGACGAAGTGCAGTTTTATTCGCGCAACCAAGTTGACCAACTTGCCCGGATCGTCGATGAGATGGAGATTAGTGTCTGGGGTTTTGGAATTACTACCGATTTCCTCACCCGGCTTTTCCCTGGCTCGGCCCGTATGTTGGAATTGGCTGATCGAGTAGAGCGACTCCAAGTTGAGGCACTGTGCTGGTGTGGCAAACGTGCAACGCACAATGCGCGTACAATCAATGGCTTTATGGTCACTGAAGGTGAGCAGGTGGTAGTTGGCGATACGAAGCAAGATGAAGTCGTTGGCTATGAAGTCTTGTGTCGGTATCACCATATGCGAGCCATGACAGCGCGTAGTGCGCATGCTTCTGAGATTTCTCCGGGCACGCTGCGGCTAGATGGAGTACACGACTAG
- the sepH gene encoding septation protein SepH, translating to MIELELLGVHPDGNQLSLNDADGNRYILPITDSLRAALRKDTTVPPRSDEEPQPISPREIQAHIRAGMSIAEVSELSALPASQISTFAHPIFAEREYTAQRARSFRQSGEAGSMTIEEIVISRLIPRGVLSTDITWDATRSSGNPWVLSARYTISETEHHASWIINMRSHSVEATNDEALWLTETQIPAPTSPWRPLNTPVVETSADGSQQAPSAPKVTAMDAQPASAGTPSIDDMLASLDSQRGKARQMPGEDFIEGAHPAASDSQATRDATVLELPKRPSPVESPDEIGSSGTAPTADSTEEGALPLGKKALEHTKSPKRRRNRPSMPSWDEIVFGSPKE from the coding sequence ATGATCGAGCTTGAACTATTGGGGGTACATCCCGATGGTAACCAACTGTCCCTAAATGACGCTGACGGAAACCGCTATATTTTGCCAATTACTGACTCCCTACGCGCGGCTTTGCGTAAGGACACCACAGTACCACCCCGGTCTGACGAAGAACCACAACCTATTTCGCCGCGAGAAATACAAGCTCATATTCGTGCCGGAATGTCTATTGCGGAGGTCAGTGAGCTCTCGGCTCTACCAGCGTCGCAGATCTCAACATTTGCCCACCCAATTTTTGCTGAACGCGAATATACCGCACAGCGAGCCCGGAGCTTCCGCCAGAGCGGAGAAGCTGGCAGTATGACGATCGAAGAAATTGTTATTTCGCGTCTGATCCCACGTGGAGTATTGTCCACTGACATTACTTGGGATGCCACACGTTCTTCAGGAAATCCGTGGGTGCTCTCAGCTCGTTATACGATTTCAGAGACTGAACATCATGCATCATGGATCATCAACATGCGTTCTCATTCTGTTGAGGCGACGAATGATGAAGCATTGTGGCTTACAGAAACTCAAATTCCGGCACCTACGTCTCCGTGGCGCCCACTTAACACTCCCGTGGTGGAAACGAGTGCGGACGGATCACAACAGGCCCCATCAGCACCGAAGGTAACCGCGATGGACGCCCAGCCGGCATCAGCTGGTACGCCTTCCATTGATGACATGCTAGCTTCGCTTGATTCGCAACGTGGGAAAGCACGCCAAATGCCCGGCGAAGATTTTATTGAGGGTGCGCATCCAGCTGCTTCTGACAGTCAAGCAACCCGTGATGCAACCGTGCTAGAACTTCCTAAGCGTCCTTCGCCTGTTGAATCCCCGGACGAAATTGGTTCTTCAGGAACTGCACCTACTGCTGATTCAACCGAGGAAGGCGCCCTCCCCTTAGGGAAGAAAGCACTTGAGCACACCAAATCCCCGAAGCGCCGGCGTAATCGCCCATCGATGCCGTCCTGGGATGAGATTGTTTTCGGCTCGCCTAAAGAATGA
- a CDS encoding DUF4193 domain-containing protein — MATDYDAPRKQDEELKEDSLEQLGARRSDHQSNSVDEDETEAAEGFELPGADLSNVELSVAVVPPQDDEFTCSSCFLVHHRSQLAYEENGLPVCTECAS; from the coding sequence ATGGCAACTGATTACGACGCCCCTCGCAAGCAAGACGAGGAACTCAAGGAAGACTCCCTTGAGCAATTAGGTGCGCGCCGCTCAGATCACCAATCAAACTCAGTGGACGAAGACGAAACTGAAGCTGCTGAGGGCTTTGAGCTACCGGGAGCCGACCTATCCAATGTTGAACTATCTGTTGCTGTGGTCCCGCCACAGGATGATGAGTTCACGTGCTCGAGTTGCTTCCTCGTACACCACAGGTCTCAATTGGCATACGAAGAAAACGGTTTGCCCGTATGTACAGAGTGTGCTTCCTAA
- a CDS encoding DUF3710 domain-containing protein, whose amino-acid sequence MGWFSRKTKTVADTDPFTDSESSNVLTGPFDHADHLAQGDLLDAGSLWIPAVPEAKIQFSVDQQKKTVLGVVYLIDDSAMQLQVFAAPRSTGIWHDVRLDMITSIAQQGGSSTEVEGDFGKELRAQVPVPQSQRLAPHRFLGVDGPRWLLRITLYGRAGSDDAKAAQLLEIAKKVVVVRGNTPHPPRELLELHVPHISNGREV is encoded by the coding sequence ATGGGTTGGTTCTCTCGAAAGACGAAGACGGTAGCGGATACGGATCCATTCACAGACAGTGAGTCGTCTAATGTTCTGACCGGGCCGTTTGATCACGCAGATCACCTAGCCCAAGGCGATTTACTCGACGCTGGTTCGCTATGGATTCCCGCTGTTCCGGAAGCGAAGATTCAGTTCTCGGTAGATCAACAGAAGAAGACTGTCCTTGGCGTTGTTTATTTGATCGATGATTCTGCAATGCAACTGCAAGTCTTTGCCGCTCCACGTTCAACTGGAATATGGCACGATGTGCGATTAGACATGATCACATCTATTGCCCAGCAGGGGGGCTCGTCCACTGAGGTTGAAGGTGATTTCGGAAAAGAGCTCCGGGCCCAAGTCCCAGTACCGCAGTCCCAGCGTTTGGCACCACATCGATTCCTCGGGGTTGATGGACCGCGTTGGCTTTTGCGTATCACTCTTTATGGTCGCGCAGGCTCAGATGACGCCAAAGCAGCCCAGCTATTGGAAATCGCAAAGAAGGTAGTTGTGGTTCGTGGCAACACTCCGCATCCGCCACGTGAACTCCTCGAACTGCATGTGCCGCACATCTCCAACGGTCGCGAAGTATAG
- a CDS encoding DUF3159 domain-containing protein — MPEKKTALSAITATEFDAMAAIGGVRGICESVFPTLVFLIIYAVFHGIEIAAGVSIAAAVVAIVGRLISRIDPSPAVGGLGAVVISAVMAWRTGQAADFFVWGLIVNVAYLGALLTSILVRWPLLGVLIGAIRGQGTLWRKHRPTLRRYYSVTWMWAGLFALRAAVQLPLYFSGATNALGIAKLGMGIPLFALVAWLSWLMIRQLDPIVDPAVVE, encoded by the coding sequence ATGCCTGAAAAGAAAACCGCACTGTCTGCCATTACTGCCACCGAATTCGACGCCATGGCGGCGATAGGTGGGGTACGCGGAATTTGCGAATCTGTTTTTCCTACGCTTGTATTTCTTATCATTTACGCAGTTTTCCACGGAATAGAAATCGCTGCCGGGGTGTCAATAGCGGCTGCAGTGGTGGCTATAGTTGGACGCCTGATTTCACGAATAGATCCTTCACCTGCTGTGGGTGGGCTTGGAGCTGTTGTAATTTCAGCGGTCATGGCTTGGCGGACCGGCCAGGCAGCAGACTTTTTCGTGTGGGGGCTTATTGTTAATGTGGCATATTTGGGAGCTTTATTAACGTCCATCCTTGTGCGTTGGCCGTTATTAGGTGTGTTGATTGGTGCTATCCGTGGCCAAGGTACCTTATGGCGAAAGCATCGCCCGACTTTACGTCGCTACTATAGCGTTACGTGGATGTGGGCTGGCTTGTTCGCGTTACGGGCGGCGGTACAATTACCTCTTTATTTTTCCGGAGCAACAAACGCGTTAGGAATTGCGAAACTCGGCATGGGAATCCCACTATTCGCGTTAGTTGCCTGGCTCTCCTGGCTTATGATTCGTCAACTCGATCCGATTGTGGATCCAGCAGTGGTTGAGTAG
- a CDS encoding potassium channel family protein, whose product MKVLIGGAGSVGRSIARELASRGHAIYIVDRSPQAMRVASVPAADWILGDVCELDTLGHVGMSDTDIVVAATGDDKANLVLSLLAKTEFGIPRVIARVNNPANEWLFDESWGVDVAVSTPRIMTNLIEDAVGDGTFARKLDFIETQASMYQGQIAQDAPIVGTMVGDLVLPPDYLLVAVLRDGTALVADDDLTFDVADQLVIISNVEDDSTLDELNNLISTQPLLDPQSDRVDES is encoded by the coding sequence ATGAAAGTTCTCATTGGCGGCGCAGGTTCAGTTGGCCGTTCTATTGCTCGTGAACTCGCCAGTCGTGGTCATGCCATATATATCGTTGATCGATCACCGCAGGCTATGCGGGTGGCGAGCGTGCCCGCAGCTGATTGGATCCTCGGTGATGTTTGTGAACTCGATACTTTAGGCCACGTGGGCATGAGTGACACTGATATTGTGGTAGCGGCCACTGGCGATGACAAAGCAAATCTCGTACTGTCATTGCTCGCAAAAACTGAATTTGGTATTCCGCGGGTTATCGCACGAGTCAATAACCCAGCCAATGAATGGCTTTTTGACGAGTCTTGGGGTGTGGATGTGGCAGTGTCTACGCCACGAATCATGACGAATTTGATTGAAGACGCGGTTGGTGACGGTACCTTTGCTCGTAAGCTTGACTTCATTGAAACTCAAGCTTCAATGTATCAAGGGCAGATCGCTCAAGATGCACCTATCGTCGGAACAATGGTAGGCGATCTGGTTTTACCACCCGATTACCTCTTAGTGGCAGTATTGCGCGACGGTACTGCATTAGTTGCTGACGACGATCTGACATTCGACGTCGCTGATCAGCTCGTGATTATCAGCAACGTAGAAGATGATTCGACGTTAGACGAGCTCAACAACTTGATTTCTACTCAACCACTGCTGGATCCACAATCGGATCGAGTTGACGAATCATAA
- a CDS encoding potassium channel family protein, with protein MGCGRVGSTLAVSLEKRGHSVAIIDANSDSFRRLPSDFDGQQVTGLGFDRDALRQAGIEDAHGFAAVSSGDNSNIIAARVVRDTFGVKNVVARIYDSERAGIFNRLGIDTVTPVTWSADQMLRELIAHGPHVEHTDSRYGVTLVWVDIDESWYGMDVANIQRITDSRVAYIGRNNEALFPQPDTILQDGDDLWLLVSQQRTHAVQRIMNHEVQEEHR; from the coding sequence ATGGGCTGCGGCAGAGTCGGATCGACTTTAGCTGTGAGTTTAGAAAAACGCGGACATTCAGTGGCGATTATTGATGCTAATTCAGATTCTTTCCGCAGGCTACCGTCTGATTTTGACGGCCAGCAGGTTACTGGTCTCGGATTTGATCGAGACGCTCTCCGGCAAGCTGGTATTGAGGATGCACATGGATTCGCTGCTGTTTCCTCGGGCGATAACTCAAATATTATTGCAGCTCGGGTGGTACGTGACACCTTCGGAGTAAAGAACGTCGTTGCGCGGATTTATGACTCTGAGCGTGCCGGGATCTTCAACAGACTTGGAATCGATACTGTGACTCCGGTAACTTGGAGTGCTGATCAGATGCTTCGTGAATTGATTGCGCACGGGCCACATGTTGAGCATACGGATTCACGTTACGGGGTTACTCTTGTTTGGGTTGATATTGACGAGTCTTGGTATGGCATGGACGTTGCTAACATTCAACGTATTACTGATTCACGAGTAGCTTATATCGGGCGCAACAACGAAGCGTTATTCCCGCAACCAGACACGATACTGCAAGACGGCGATGACTTATGGCTTTTGGTATCGCAACAACGTACTCACGCTGTTCAACGAATTATGAATCATGAAGTTCAGGAGGAACATCGATGA
- a CDS encoding APC family permease, whose translation MKQSNTSSLAISQTASITLIGLAVLTTPMLILRSASSAITGSEISLVFSLGLAGFGVTLYALHLLTVVVPRRSLHQIAHTYIGGWAGIVVAAAKILAYALLIMMGVDLLTIGVVAIIGQGVWSIWLPPVAIALLAVPSLYARLQTPVTMVRWLTYIGIGGLIVVLVAGLLQEAFGLFDFDAINEARNEAFTSAPVISHYFPRVDSALGALFPSGLLVIMSERVMVPAEQRRVGLRTHLRTFIPAFFLISLTLYFAVVLYLPGRRLSVPAIPIATALFGFYGTVVMAVLVSLVGLAASYVAYRQLPRLIRDLAIDSLLPRRLAARDAVRPRKAIVLVIGFLATTATVVLDSTRALATVTIFILCAIMLMTSIAMIYRSRSILNDSTNASERSAAHIVQWIFIAYGLVVFSTLILISWIHPEWSLSSVLLLIVPGVFLWAHRRGQNRRSDALAVGMDGTSSSLPTRVHGLVLIERCNQPALKAVSWARATRLSSLSAVLIDVDSALTRRTRDQWSASRIPVSLTILGTPRGAVRGPFIEHVRALRKFHPHDVIQVFIPQVLETGWWDRFYVRHSTPKIISELKLEPGVMVTEVPYRIDVSTWNVDDSYEENYGGGSDDVYTQD comes from the coding sequence ATGAAACAAAGTAACACGAGTTCTTTAGCTATTTCGCAGACTGCGTCGATCACCTTGATCGGGTTAGCAGTCTTGACGACTCCTATGCTCATTCTACGGTCTGCTTCGTCGGCAATCACGGGATCAGAGATTTCTCTTGTTTTTTCTTTAGGATTGGCCGGTTTTGGAGTAACACTGTATGCATTGCACTTACTGACCGTGGTGGTCCCGCGCAGATCTTTGCACCAAATTGCCCATACCTATATTGGTGGATGGGCTGGCATTGTGGTCGCTGCGGCAAAGATTTTGGCGTATGCATTATTGATTATGATGGGTGTCGATCTGCTCACAATTGGTGTAGTAGCAATTATTGGTCAGGGCGTGTGGTCGATCTGGTTGCCTCCAGTAGCCATTGCGCTTTTGGCTGTTCCAAGTCTCTATGCTCGCTTGCAGACTCCAGTGACAATGGTTCGCTGGTTAACCTACATCGGCATCGGCGGATTGATTGTGGTACTGGTTGCGGGTTTATTGCAAGAGGCCTTCGGCCTATTCGACTTTGACGCCATTAACGAGGCACGTAATGAAGCTTTCACCTCGGCACCCGTGATTAGCCATTATTTCCCCAGAGTCGATAGCGCATTGGGAGCGCTATTTCCATCTGGCTTACTGGTGATTATGTCTGAGCGAGTTATGGTCCCTGCCGAACAGCGCAGAGTTGGTTTGCGCACCCATTTACGGACCTTTATTCCTGCGTTCTTTTTAATTTCGCTGACGCTGTATTTCGCTGTTGTTTTATATCTACCTGGGCGGCGTCTATCAGTTCCAGCCATACCAATTGCTACCGCGTTATTTGGATTTTATGGAACTGTTGTTATGGCAGTATTGGTGAGTCTAGTAGGTTTGGCTGCAAGTTATGTCGCCTATCGGCAGTTACCTCGATTGATTCGTGATCTAGCTATAGATTCGTTGTTGCCGCGTCGGTTAGCTGCTCGCGACGCAGTCCGTCCACGCAAAGCTATCGTCCTTGTTATCGGGTTTTTGGCCACGACGGCGACTGTGGTTTTGGACTCAACCCGAGCTTTGGCTACTGTGACGATTTTTATTCTCTGCGCGATTATGCTGATGACGTCGATTGCAATGATTTATCGGTCGCGTTCGATTCTTAACGACTCTACGAATGCTAGTGAACGTTCAGCAGCACATATTGTGCAATGGATCTTCATTGCCTATGGCTTGGTAGTTTTTTCGACACTGATTCTCATCTCGTGGATTCATCCTGAGTGGAGTTTATCGTCGGTCTTACTGCTGATCGTGCCAGGGGTGTTTTTGTGGGCTCATCGGCGGGGGCAAAATCGGCGTTCTGATGCTTTAGCAGTTGGAATGGATGGCACATCCAGTAGCTTGCCGACCCGTGTTCACGGTCTTGTACTCATCGAACGGTGCAATCAACCAGCTTTGAAAGCTGTTTCGTGGGCGCGCGCAACGAGATTGTCTTCACTATCTGCGGTATTGATCGACGTTGATTCGGCGCTTACTCGCCGTACGCGAGACCAGTGGAGTGCCTCGCGAATTCCCGTGTCGTTGACTATTTTAGGTACTCCGCGTGGAGCTGTGCGTGGGCCCTTTATCGAACATGTGCGGGCGTTACGGAAGTTCCACCCGCACGATGTTATTCAGGTTTTTATTCCGCAGGTTTTGGAGACTGGCTGGTGGGACCGCTTCTATGTTCGGCATTCAACGCCTAAAATTATCTCGGAATTAAAACTTGAGCCGGGTGTTATGGTTACTGAGGTACCATACCGTATTGATGTCTCTACCTGGAACGTCGATGACAGTTATGAAGAAAATTATGGAGGCGGGTCAGACGATGTCTACACTCAGGATTGA
- a CDS encoding class I SAM-dependent RNA methyltransferase: MSTLRIEITDIAHGGLGVGRDDNRVVFVRGALPGETVDVELTKERSKWARGVVADVVVPSPYRVPVAWMEGSALVTGAADFSHAELSYQRQLKTNVLTSAIRRVGGSEITEHLAEVNISPEISAVDATDGWHTRTRADLVKLPQGFGMHREQSHDIVPISELPIVVPDLEEMIFELDWDRTFKPGKRVRFVAPSTGENIAISDGKAYSAPGRRADNDILETVASHSEFFDYHVAADGFWQVHFRAPGVLQREVLSHANVQHGDSVLELFSGAGLFSVPLAKATGSTGKLLGIEGSSRAVADALKNLGGMKWATARAEQIKDDLPVGTADVIVADPPRNGLGVELATNIASSDARSIVLVSCDPASAARDVAAMLKAGRKVQSMNGFDIFPHTHHLEVVTSLA; encoded by the coding sequence ATGTCTACACTCAGGATTGAAATTACCGATATTGCCCACGGCGGGCTCGGCGTTGGTCGCGATGATAACCGGGTTGTGTTTGTCCGCGGAGCTTTGCCTGGTGAGACCGTCGATGTCGAACTGACAAAAGAGCGCTCAAAGTGGGCTCGGGGAGTAGTTGCCGACGTCGTCGTTCCAAGTCCCTATCGCGTCCCAGTGGCATGGATGGAAGGTTCGGCGCTCGTCACTGGCGCTGCAGACTTCTCACATGCTGAGCTGTCATATCAACGACAACTAAAAACCAATGTCCTCACTTCTGCTATCCGCAGGGTCGGCGGAAGTGAGATAACTGAACATCTTGCTGAGGTAAACATATCGCCAGAGATTTCGGCAGTAGATGCAACCGACGGATGGCACACACGCACTCGCGCGGATTTGGTAAAACTTCCACAGGGTTTCGGTATGCACCGCGAGCAATCGCACGATATCGTGCCGATATCGGAATTGCCGATTGTTGTACCTGACTTAGAAGAAATGATTTTTGAGCTCGATTGGGACCGTACATTTAAGCCAGGTAAGCGGGTGCGTTTTGTTGCTCCTTCGACCGGTGAAAACATCGCAATTAGTGACGGCAAGGCGTACTCCGCACCTGGGCGACGTGCGGATAATGACATACTAGAAACCGTTGCTAGTCACAGCGAATTTTTCGATTATCATGTTGCTGCTGACGGGTTTTGGCAGGTTCATTTCCGTGCTCCAGGTGTTTTGCAACGCGAAGTGTTGTCACATGCAAATGTTCAGCACGGTGATTCAGTTCTCGAACTTTTTTCTGGTGCTGGTCTTTTCTCGGTACCATTGGCGAAGGCCACTGGCTCTACCGGCAAGCTCTTAGGCATTGAGGGCTCCTCGCGTGCAGTGGCAGATGCACTAAAGAATCTGGGTGGTATGAAGTGGGCAACTGCTCGTGCCGAGCAGATTAAGGATGATCTGCCGGTGGGCACCGCGGATGTGATCGTAGCCGATCCACCACGCAATGGACTCGGGGTAGAGCTAGCCACCAACATCGCTTCGAGCGATGCGCGGTCAATCGTGTTAGTTTCTTGTGATCCAGCTTCGGCTGCTCGCGATGTCGCGGCAATGCTGAAAGCTGGCCGCAAAGTACAGTCGATGAACGGATTCGATATCTTCCCGCACACTCACCATCTTGAGGTTGTTACGTCGCTGGCATAA
- a CDS encoding oxidoreductase, whose protein sequence is MAHKVVLVTGASSGFGEVAVEKLLSRGYVVYAAARRVERMAKLEELGAKLLKMDVTSQDDVTAGIKTIIDNEGSIYGLVNNAGYGGFGMLESVSLSEAQRQFDVNVFGLVRVTKEVLPYMRAAGDGRIVNVASVVGKVALPMGGWYSSSKHAVEALSDSLRNEVRDFGIRVSIIEPGPVQTEFLERALEVVDSVDHHADYMSKVEAFKTSFSRGYESADGPELTANAIVHAISGDKPKIRYAVSGAKPVLLAKAILPTVVFDHFIKRAMGMSR, encoded by the coding sequence ATGGCACACAAAGTAGTACTGGTCACCGGTGCAAGTTCCGGATTTGGTGAAGTAGCGGTAGAAAAGCTACTGAGCAGGGGATACGTGGTCTATGCTGCAGCGCGACGCGTCGAACGGATGGCTAAACTCGAGGAACTCGGTGCGAAGCTACTGAAGATGGACGTCACGTCGCAGGATGATGTAACTGCTGGTATTAAAACCATCATTGACAATGAAGGTAGCATCTATGGTCTTGTGAATAATGCTGGCTATGGCGGCTTTGGCATGTTGGAGAGCGTGAGCTTATCTGAAGCGCAGCGACAGTTTGACGTCAATGTTTTCGGACTTGTGCGCGTTACGAAAGAAGTTTTGCCATATATGCGTGCGGCTGGCGACGGGCGTATTGTTAATGTTGCTTCAGTAGTTGGCAAAGTTGCTTTGCCCATGGGTGGCTGGTATTCATCGTCGAAGCATGCGGTTGAAGCATTGAGTGATTCGCTACGCAACGAAGTGCGTGATTTTGGAATCCGTGTCTCGATAATCGAACCAGGTCCAGTGCAAACGGAGTTTCTTGAGCGCGCCTTGGAAGTTGTCGATAGTGTTGATCACCATGCTGACTATATGTCTAAGGTTGAGGCTTTCAAGACTTCATTTTCCCGCGGATATGAATCAGCTGATGGTCCAGAACTTACAGCAAATGCGATTGTTCATGCCATTAGTGGAGACAAACCAAAGATTCGCTATGCGGTGAGTGGAGCTAAACCGGTACTACTCGCAAAAGCAATTTTGCCGACTGTTGTGTTCGACCACTTCATCAAACGTGCGATGGGGATGAGTCGTTAG
- the purE gene encoding 5-(carboxyamino)imidazole ribonucleotide mutase translates to MKKIGIVMGSDSDLPVIEKAIHYLQQSGVEFTVNVFSAHRTPDEALSFARHAKDNGYGVIIAAAGMAAHLAGVLAANTVLPVIGIPCTSKTLDGMDALLSTVQMPPGIPVATVAIDGAKNAAILACQILAVSDEHIAQMLTEQRRADSHNVLAKNMTISTIYSTK, encoded by the coding sequence GTGAAAAAAATTGGCATCGTCATGGGAAGTGACAGCGATCTGCCGGTTATCGAAAAAGCAATTCACTATCTACAACAATCCGGAGTCGAATTTACGGTTAACGTTTTTTCGGCTCATCGAACCCCTGATGAAGCCCTATCGTTTGCTCGACATGCAAAAGACAACGGTTATGGTGTCATCATCGCAGCGGCTGGAATGGCCGCTCACCTCGCGGGCGTTCTTGCAGCGAACACCGTGTTGCCTGTTATCGGAATTCCATGCACCTCAAAAACCCTTGATGGCATGGATGCGCTATTGTCCACCGTTCAGATGCCTCCAGGTATCCCGGTGGCCACAGTAGCCATTGACGGAGCAAAGAATGCTGCAATTCTTGCCTGCCAGATTTTGGCTGTCAGTGATGAACATATCGCTCAAATGCTAACGGAACAGCGTAGGGCTGATTCTCATAATGTTTTAGCGAAAAATATGACAATTTCCACCATATATTCAACCAAGTAA
- a CDS encoding phosphoribosylaminoimidazolesuccinocarboxamide synthase: MAKTLVYSGKTKNVFALENGNYELKFKDDVTGKDGVFDPGENSIGLTIDGVGAINLKMTTLFFEILQQKGIKTHFVSTNFDETTMEVIPATTFGKGLEVICRYKAVGSFHRRYSEYVELGADLPAYVEMTFKNDAKGDPLVTKDALEVLGVMTAEQYDAVKEMTQRITRVVADEMNDRGLDLYDIKFEFGYDKDGEVILIDEIASGNMRVYKDGVYVEPLELNKLFFAAK; the protein is encoded by the coding sequence ATGGCTAAAACACTCGTATATTCAGGCAAGACCAAGAACGTTTTCGCGCTCGAAAATGGCAACTATGAACTGAAGTTCAAAGACGATGTCACCGGTAAGGATGGAGTCTTTGATCCAGGCGAGAACTCCATAGGTCTGACCATCGACGGCGTCGGTGCGATTAACTTGAAGATGACCACCTTGTTCTTTGAGATCTTGCAACAGAAAGGCATCAAGACCCACTTCGTTTCTACCAACTTTGACGAGACTACAATGGAAGTCATTCCGGCCACGACCTTTGGTAAAGGACTGGAGGTTATCTGCCGCTACAAAGCCGTTGGTAGCTTCCACCGTCGTTACTCTGAATACGTTGAACTCGGCGCAGATCTGCCAGCATACGTTGAGATGACTTTTAAGAACGATGCAAAAGGCGATCCACTCGTCACTAAGGATGCCCTCGAAGTCCTCGGTGTGATGACTGCCGAACAATACGATGCTGTTAAGGAGATGACGCAGCGAATCACCCGTGTAGTTGCCGACGAAATGAATGATCGCGGATTGGACCTCTACGACATTAAATTCGAGTTTGGCTACGACAAAGATGGCGAAGTAATCCTTATCGATGAAATCGCTTCTGGCAACATGCGGGTATACAAGGACGGCGTTTACGTCGAGCCGTTGGAGCTCAACAAGCTTTTCTTTGCCGCAAAGTAA